One genomic region from Rosa rugosa chromosome 1, drRosRugo1.1, whole genome shotgun sequence encodes:
- the LOC133732639 gene encoding uncharacterized protein LOC133732639: MGNCMMRSNSKVSAQDHDKHEPAEKKVEAIQPTGTPMSWKKEKKTVRFNLPEDEDDGGRGIKNGTHDESKSGAVRIRLVVTQEELKQLLNYKNDSISNRSSVEQLLSLLKSRSGRRVSADQIGKHTTTDESWRPVLESISEDQC, from the coding sequence ATGGGGAATTGCATGATGAGAAGTAATAGCAAGGTTTCGGCACAAGATCATGACAAGCATGAGCCAGCTGAAAAGAAAGTAGAAGCAATACAGCCCACAGGGACACCAATGTcgtggaagaaggagaagaagacggTGAGATTTAATTTAccagaagatgaagatgatggtgGTAGAGGAATAAAGAATGGTACGCATGATGAGTCTAAAAGTGGAGCTGTGAGGATTAGACTGGTGGTGACTCAAGAAGAGTTGAAACAACTACTGAATTACAAGAACGATTCAATTTCAAACCGCTCTTCTGTGGAGCAATTGTTAAGTTTATTGAAGTCCAGATCAGGAAGGAGGGTTTCCGCAGATCAAATTGGAAAACATACAACTACTGACGAAAGTTGGAGACCAGTTTTAGAGAGTATTTCAGAAGATCAATGTTGA